The Nostoc sp. PCC 7524 nucleotide sequence GCGATCGCTTGGGCAACTGCTTCAAAATTACTGCCACTACCAGAAGCCATAATCCCCAATTTTAAAGGAGCATCTGCCGCCAATTGATGAGTGTTAATCCTGGGAGAAACAAGGCTAGAGGTAGAATCAGGGCGGAGGTTCATAAGCAATTCAAAAATCAAAACTCAAAACTCAAAATTAAGCGACCAAGACCAATTAAGTATTCTGGCTTCTAGGAGTATGCCACTTAATAGCACATTAGCTGAACTCTCAAGAGGAAAATTACAAATGCCAAAAAAATCTGCCCAGTCATGGTTAGACAATGATACATTTGCTGCCTGGACTTTTCTCACACCCGCACTAATTTTATTAGGTTTATTTGTTATTTGGCCAATTGCTTATTTGTTTTACCTCAGCTTTACTGCTGGCAGTTTCACCTCTAGAGGCACTTATTGGATAGGTTTAAAAAACTACTGGCGATTAATCCTCAACCCTGATTTTTGGCAAGTTATCGGCAACACAGTTTATTTTACCGTTGCTACTTTAATTCCTAGCTTAGTTATCCCCATAGGTTTGGCAGTATTATTAAATCGCTCCCTAGCCTTGCGGGGATTTATCCGCAGTGCCTATTTTTTACCTTCTATTATTTCTTTAGTAGCTGCCGGTTTAGGATTTCGTTGGTTATTTCAAACCTCTGGCCCCGTCAATGATTTATTAAATTTATTTGGTATTGCACCAATTTCGTGGTTGGGAGATACTTTTTGGGCAATGCCTGTATTAATTATTTTGAGTGTTTGGAAACAACTGGGTTTCAATATGGTGGTGTTTTTGGCAGGGTTGCAGGCTATTCCTTCCAGTCGCTACGAAGCAGCAGAACTAGACGGTGCTAATGGTTGGCAACAATTTTGGCACGTTACTTTACCCGGATTGCGCCCAACTTTAATTTTTGCCACAATTACCACTGCTATTTTTACCTTGCGGAGTTTTGAGCAAGTTTATGTAGTCACAGGTGGTGGACCACTTAACACTACTAATTTGCTCGTTTACTACATTTATCAAGAAGCTTTTGGTCAATTTGATTTTGGGTATGCCGCCGCAGCCGCCACAATCCTGTTAGCCATCACTCTTGTTTTTGTGTATTTGCAATTACAAACCTGGGGTGAGGATTAGGATTCTACTCGCTCCCCATGATCCCAATCAACTATCCTAACCACCACAAGCAGCTATAGAATGGGAAGGACTCCACAATGGCTTATTAGTTTCCGCAATTTCCGTTAGCTCTATCTTCGCCGATTAATGAATGTTATAAGTTAGCTCAGACTCATTGGGGCGTGGCAATAGAACCTTTATATAGTTAATTCAGGAGGCACTCTATATGTTATTTGGACTAGGATGGCCAGAAGTAGCAATCATCATCGTTGTAGCTATTGTGATTTTTGGCCCAAAAAAAATTCCCGAACTGGGAAACGCACTAGGTAAGACCCTACGGGGTTTTAAGGAGGAACTGAACAATCCTAGTGAGGATAATCATCCGGGAGAACAACAAAAGTAAAATTCAAATTTTTCAACTCAGCAACGGTCAATAGTAGAGATGCGATCGCTCACATCTCTACTATCAACTACAGCAAAGTATTAATCACAGAATTAGATGCTATGCCATTTTGGTTATCTACAATGGTGGTGTGTGTATTTTGTTGTTGTATCTCTTCTTGAACTACTCCGCGTAGCTTAATCAGTTTAATAGCACGGCTGACGCTTTCTGGCAGAATTACCACCAAACCATTAGCAGGAGCCATATCTAAGCCTCGGTTAATGGCTGTTGTTTCATCCAAAATTGATTCATAACGAGCATCGGGCTTGACTTGGGTGATCCCTTTGGTAATCAAGTCGGAGGCTGATCCCCTTGCTCTTCCCCTGGTATCGTCATCTTCTTTAACGATGATATAGTCAAAAATCTCTGCCGCTAGTTTACCCAATGTGACAAAATCTTCGTCGCGGCGATCGCCTGGGCCACCCACTACACCAATTCGCTCTCCGGTTGTCCAATTGCGGACAAAAGACCCTAAAGCTTCATAACTAGCTGGGTTATGGGCGTAGTCCACCAAGGCGTGGTAGTTGCCTAAATTAAATAAATTCATGCGTCCCGGTGTTTGACTCACGGAAGCGCGGAATGTCCTTAAGCCAGCGCGAATTTGCTCTATGCTAACGTTCTGCACAAAGGCTGCCAAACTCGCGGCTAAAGCGTTAGCAATCATGAACGGCGCACGTCCACCCATTGTCAGGGGTATGGCTTCAGCCCTTTCGATGCGATGTGTCCAATCGCCTTTGACAATCGACAGATAGCCATTTTCATAAACAGCTGCTACTCCTCCCTTCTGGATGTGCTTTCGCACTAATTCCGAGTCGGGGTTCATGGTGAAGTAGGCAATATTCGCTTTAGTTTTTTCTGCCATGGCGGCGACACGGCGATCGTCGGCGTTCAGAACCGCATAACCATCAGGATATATAGCTTCGGCAACTACACTCTTGAGGTGGGCTAACTGGTCAATAGTATCTATATCACCTATACCTAAGTGGTCGGCGGCAACATTTAACACTACACCGACATTGGCAGCTTCAAAACCCAAACCAGAACGGAGTATTCCGCCACGGGCTGTTTCTAATACTGCTACTTCTACTGTGGGGTCTTGCAGGATGACATGGGCGCTTTGGGGGCCTGTGTTGTCTCCCGATTCCACTAAGAAATCACCGATATATGTACCGTCTGTGGTAGTATAGCCTACCACTTTACCTGTTTGCTTATAGATATGAGCTAACAGGCGGGTTGTGGTGGTTTTGCCATTGGTGCCTGTGACGCTGAGGATGGGAACACGGCTGGATTGTTCATGGGGAAATAACATATCCATAACCGCACCGGCGACGTTGCGAGGAATCCCTTGACTGGGGGCAACGTGCATTCTAAAGCCGGGGGCAGCGTTCACTTCCACAATCACACCGTCTACTTCCCGTAAAGGACGACTGATATCTGTAGTTACGATATCTAATCCAGCAATATCTAAACCAATAATTTTAACTACCCTTTGGGCTAACCAAATATTTTCCGGGTGAATTTCGTCAGTCCGGTCTACGGCGATACCACCTGTACTTAAATTAGCGGTTGCCTTTAAATAACAAATTGTGCCTTTGGGTGGCACGCTGTTGAGGGTGTAACCTTGCCGTTCTAGTAATTGGTAGCTAGTGCGGTCAAGTTCGATTTTGGTGAGGACGTTATCATGACCCTCGCCACGATTGGGGTCTTTGTTGGTTTCCTCAATCAGTTCTGCGATCGTGGCTCTACCATCACCCACTACATGAGCTGGCACACGTTCGGCGACTGCCACTACCTT carries:
- a CDS encoding carbohydrate ABC transporter permease; amino-acid sequence: MPKKSAQSWLDNDTFAAWTFLTPALILLGLFVIWPIAYLFYLSFTAGSFTSRGTYWIGLKNYWRLILNPDFWQVIGNTVYFTVATLIPSLVIPIGLAVLLNRSLALRGFIRSAYFLPSIISLVAAGLGFRWLFQTSGPVNDLLNLFGIAPISWLGDTFWAMPVLIILSVWKQLGFNMVVFLAGLQAIPSSRYEAAELDGANGWQQFWHVTLPGLRPTLIFATITTAIFTLRSFEQVYVVTGGGPLNTTNLLVYYIYQEAFGQFDFGYAAAAATILLAITLVFVYLQLQTWGED
- the tatA gene encoding twin-arginine translocase TatA/TatE family subunit, which translates into the protein MLFGLGWPEVAIIIVVAIVIFGPKKIPELGNALGKTLRGFKEELNNPSEDNHPGEQQK
- the cphA gene encoding cyanophycin synthetase; the protein is MRILKIQTLRGPNYWSIRRHKLIVMRLDLENLAETPSNEIPGFYEGLVEALPSLEGHYCSPGCRGGFLMRVREGTMMGHIVEHVALELQELAGMHVGFGRTRETATPGIYQVVIEYLNEEAGRYAGRAAVRLCQSIVDRGRYPKAELEQDIQDLKDLWRDASLGPSTEAIVKEAEKRGIPWMQLGARFLIQLGYGVNQKRMQATMTQKTGILGVELACDKEATKRILAASGVPVPRGTVINFLDDLEEAIEYVGGYPIVIKPLDGNHGRGITIDIRNWEEAESAYEAARQVSRSIIVERYYVGRDHRVLVVDGKVVAVAERVPAHVVGDGRATIAELIEETNKDPNRGEGHDNVLTKIELDRTSYQLLERQGYTLNSVPPKGTICYLKATANLSTGGIAVDRTDEIHPENIWLAQRVVKIIGLDIAGLDIVTTDISRPLREVDGVIVEVNAAPGFRMHVAPSQGIPRNVAGAVMDMLFPHEQSSRVPILSVTGTNGKTTTTRLLAHIYKQTGKVVGYTTTDGTYIGDFLVESGDNTGPQSAHVILQDPTVEVAVLETARGGILRSGLGFEAANVGVVLNVAADHLGIGDIDTIDQLAHLKSVVAEAIYPDGYAVLNADDRRVAAMAEKTKANIAYFTMNPDSELVRKHIQKGGVAAVYENGYLSIVKGDWTHRIERAEAIPLTMGGRAPFMIANALAASLAAFVQNVSIEQIRAGLRTFRASVSQTPGRMNLFNLGNYHALVDYAHNPASYEALGSFVRNWTTGERIGVVGGPGDRRDEDFVTLGKLAAEIFDYIIVKEDDDTRGRARGSASDLITKGITQVKPDARYESILDETTAINRGLDMAPANGLVVILPESVSRAIKLIKLRGVVQEEIQQQNTHTTIVDNQNGIASNSVINTLL